A single Bifidobacterium asteroides DNA region contains:
- a CDS encoding ROK family transcriptional regulator: MRISTYASTPKAISELNQSRIVQYLHQQGTSSRAQMARDLDLTPAAVGKLVARLMSLGLISETGSMDSEGGRRSIGLALNADRYQVIGVKFARSLVSIGLFDISGRLLDSEELPPVDPGNIPGAVADVRTRVAGRLQTNPAIVAVGMAVPGPYLRESGRIALVTSMPGWRSVDFIHEFGQAFRVPTFIEQDARAGALAQSLFDPRVSASSMAYFLVGEGVGLGVIDRGALVDGSQGAATEIGHVSIDLNGLPCECGNRGCLECYCSAVAIHRRMCQPDVRNHFPGVEAMTHAKACASLFDWARSGQQAAQALVDQIADYVGYGCVTIVNAYNPAQIVIGDMVAAAGNRLLERVRAIVSQRALPGLREHTQILLSRLPIDATLTGAAAVAANQFLEHPASMGRTAVKSTSTRRAHHPSSGKEHHDQ; encoded by the coding sequence ATGCGCATCAGCACCTACGCCAGCACGCCGAAGGCCATTTCCGAGCTCAACCAGTCACGCATCGTCCAGTATCTGCACCAGCAAGGCACCAGTTCGCGAGCCCAAATGGCCCGGGACCTCGATCTGACACCGGCAGCCGTAGGCAAGCTGGTGGCCCGCCTGATGAGTCTGGGCCTGATCAGCGAGACTGGCAGTATGGACTCAGAGGGCGGCCGCCGATCCATCGGCCTGGCCCTGAACGCCGACCGCTACCAGGTCATCGGAGTCAAGTTCGCCCGCAGCCTGGTCAGCATCGGGCTGTTCGACATCAGCGGTCGCCTGCTGGACTCGGAGGAGCTGCCCCCCGTCGACCCCGGCAACATCCCAGGTGCCGTAGCCGATGTCCGAACCCGAGTGGCAGGACGACTTCAAACGAATCCCGCCATCGTGGCTGTAGGCATGGCCGTGCCGGGCCCTTATCTGCGCGAGAGCGGACGCATCGCCCTGGTCACCAGCATGCCCGGCTGGCGCAGCGTGGACTTTATCCACGAATTCGGTCAGGCCTTCCGCGTACCCACCTTCATCGAGCAGGACGCTCGGGCCGGGGCGCTGGCCCAGAGCCTGTTCGACCCCCGCGTGAGTGCATCCAGCATGGCCTACTTCCTGGTGGGCGAAGGCGTAGGGCTGGGAGTCATAGACAGGGGCGCCCTGGTGGACGGCAGCCAGGGAGCGGCCACCGAGATCGGCCACGTCAGCATCGATCTGAACGGCCTGCCCTGCGAGTGCGGCAACCGTGGCTGCCTGGAATGCTACTGCTCGGCTGTAGCCATCCACCGCCGCATGTGTCAGCCGGATGTGCGGAATCACTTCCCTGGAGTCGAGGCCATGACCCACGCCAAGGCATGTGCGAGCCTGTTCGACTGGGCTCGCTCTGGTCAACAGGCCGCCCAGGCTCTGGTGGATCAGATAGCCGACTACGTGGGCTATGGCTGCGTGACCATCGTCAACGCCTACAACCCCGCCCAAATTGTCATCGGAGACATGGTGGCCGCCGCCGGAAACCGCTTGCTGGAACGGGTTCGGGCCATAGTCTCCCAGCGCGCCCTGCCCGGCCTGCGCGAGCACACACAGATCCTGCTTTCCCGCCTTCCAATCGATGCCACGCTGACCGGCGCTGCGGCAGTGGCGGCCAACCAGTTTTTGGAGCACCCGGCCAGCATGGGCCGTACAGCTGTGAAATCAACAAGCACAAGGCGGGCGCATCACCCGTCATCAGGAAAGGAACACCATGACCAGTAA
- a CDS encoding glycoside hydrolase family 2 TIM barrel-domain containing protein, which produces MQATDWNQGWHYRHLQESEEPWKPVELPHDAMLAEPRRADAPSEANSGWFVGRDYEYCKKLRADGLRQQDSMILEFEGVYQHSEVWLDDRRLSFHPYGYTGFFVDLSGKIRPGQSGMIRVVARNAQQPNSRWYSGAGIYRPVTLWSAGPQHLYPDGIRVSTLGVNPCVIRVSLRASSGGTAQVRIMRNDKDESGPLTEVAVPVDTDGRAQVDIDLPGAQPWSPESPTLYECQALFVSSSGCHDQAQAIFGIRTVAWGDQGLLINGVRRILKGACVHHDNGILGACAWPEAEERKVKLLKRNGYNAIRSAHNPCSKSLLAACDRLGMLVLDEYADQWYIHKTIHDYAQYLPKWWRSDLADMVAKDFNHPSVIMYSIGNEVSETAQSKGVELTRRMVDFLHGQDASRPVTCGVNIFFNFLSSIGLGVYSSKKAAKQAVHDGSKKSVSLSIKRHGSVGSRFFNEMAGIMGADFMKRGATLPSCDRLTRDAFALMDVAGYNYGIKRYLQDLRRYPHRLILGTETFCSDADEFMRLASRCPRLIGDFVWAGMDYLGEAGVGAWEYRQEAPRFSGLGWLTAGSGRLDLTGRPLGEALYTRVALGGETGPYLAVRPVNHSGERHSPSAWKMTDALDSWSWDGCEGRTAQVEVYARAHEVVLMLNGRCLGRSRWRGSTRFRFSCPYEHGLLEALAYDSSGGLIGRSRLRSAAPQTTVRLAADRDSVRPGGLCFVRARYTDQQGIDKPTVSGDLTARVQGGRLLAFGCAAPYNPEGFLTGHTRTYYGQALAVVQADRSAGSDGSDVPKQLELKVSDGRHRVSLHIPIREQVGSPSI; this is translated from the coding sequence ATGCAGGCAACGGATTGGAACCAGGGTTGGCATTATCGACATTTACAGGAGTCAGAAGAACCCTGGAAGCCTGTTGAGCTACCCCACGATGCCATGCTGGCAGAACCCAGAAGGGCCGATGCCCCGAGCGAGGCTAACAGCGGATGGTTCGTAGGGCGCGATTACGAATACTGCAAGAAGTTACGTGCTGACGGTCTTAGGCAGCAGGATTCGATGATTCTGGAATTCGAGGGCGTTTACCAACACAGCGAGGTCTGGCTGGATGACCGCCGCCTGAGCTTTCACCCTTATGGATACACGGGGTTCTTCGTCGACCTGAGTGGGAAAATCCGACCGGGGCAATCGGGCATGATCCGTGTTGTCGCCCGGAACGCCCAGCAGCCCAACTCGCGTTGGTATTCCGGAGCAGGCATCTACCGGCCCGTCACGCTCTGGAGTGCCGGCCCGCAGCATCTGTACCCAGACGGCATCAGAGTCTCTACGCTTGGGGTCAATCCCTGCGTCATCCGGGTCTCATTGCGGGCATCATCAGGCGGGACCGCGCAGGTTCGCATTATGCGCAACGACAAGGATGAATCGGGGCCCTTGACTGAGGTCGCAGTCCCTGTGGATACCGATGGCAGAGCCCAGGTCGATATCGACCTTCCTGGCGCCCAGCCATGGAGTCCGGAAAGCCCGACGCTATATGAATGCCAGGCGCTCTTCGTCTCCTCCTCGGGCTGCCATGACCAGGCTCAGGCGATATTCGGCATACGAACGGTGGCCTGGGGGGATCAGGGGCTGCTCATCAACGGTGTCCGCAGGATTCTCAAGGGTGCCTGCGTTCACCATGACAACGGGATCCTTGGCGCCTGCGCCTGGCCCGAGGCCGAGGAGCGGAAGGTGAAGCTGCTGAAACGTAATGGCTACAACGCCATTCGCAGCGCCCACAACCCCTGTTCGAAAAGCCTTCTGGCGGCTTGCGACCGTCTGGGTATGCTGGTCCTGGACGAATATGCCGACCAATGGTACATCCACAAGACCATCCACGACTATGCGCAATACCTCCCGAAATGGTGGCGCAGTGATCTGGCTGATATGGTTGCCAAGGATTTCAACCATCCATCGGTCATCATGTACTCCATCGGCAACGAGGTCAGCGAAACCGCCCAGTCCAAGGGGGTGGAACTGACCAGGCGCATGGTCGACTTCCTCCACGGTCAGGATGCGAGTCGTCCGGTTACCTGCGGGGTCAACATCTTCTTCAACTTCCTGAGTTCGATCGGGCTCGGGGTGTATTCGAGCAAGAAGGCGGCCAAGCAGGCGGTGCACGATGGGTCAAAGAAGAGCGTGTCACTTTCGATTAAGCGTCATGGATCTGTAGGGAGCCGATTCTTCAATGAGATGGCCGGAATCATGGGAGCGGACTTTATGAAGAGAGGTGCCACCCTGCCATCCTGCGACCGCCTGACCCGTGATGCCTTCGCACTTATGGACGTGGCCGGATACAACTATGGAATCAAACGATACCTTCAAGACCTCCGCAGATACCCTCATCGGCTCATCCTGGGGACGGAGACCTTCTGCAGCGATGCCGACGAGTTCATGCGTCTGGCCTCCCGTTGCCCGCGCCTGATCGGAGACTTCGTCTGGGCAGGTATGGATTATCTGGGCGAAGCCGGCGTGGGCGCTTGGGAGTATCGACAGGAAGCTCCACGGTTCAGCGGGCTGGGATGGCTGACTGCTGGTTCCGGTCGTCTTGATCTGACAGGCAGGCCGCTGGGCGAGGCCTTGTACACACGGGTGGCGTTAGGGGGCGAGACTGGGCCCTATCTGGCTGTCCGCCCTGTCAATCATTCGGGGGAGAGGCATTCCCCCAGCGCCTGGAAGATGACAGATGCCCTTGACTCATGGTCTTGGGACGGCTGTGAGGGCAGGACCGCCCAGGTGGAGGTCTACGCCCGGGCTCATGAGGTCGTGCTGATGCTGAATGGCCGTTGCCTTGGCCGTTCGCGTTGGCGGGGTAGCACTCGTTTCCGTTTCTCCTGTCCTTATGAACACGGCCTGCTGGAGGCCTTGGCCTACGACAGCTCGGGCGGGCTGATTGGACGGAGTCGGTTGCGGTCAGCCGCGCCTCAGACCACGGTCAGGCTGGCAGCCGATCGGGACTCCGTCCGCCCGGGAGGGTTGTGCTTTGTGAGGGCAAGGTATACCGACCAGCAGGGCATTGACAAACCCACGGTATCGGGGGATTTGACTGCCCGCGTGCAGGGTGGCCGACTGCTGGCCTTTGGGTGTGCCGCCCCATACAATCCCGAAGGGTTTTTGACCGGGCACACGCGTACCTATTACGGCCAAGCCTTGGCAGTGGTGCAGGCGGATCGGTCAGCAGGTTCAGACGGCTCGGACGTACCCAAGCAGCTTGAACTCAAGGTTTCCGACGGTCGTCACAGGGTTTCCCTGCACATTCCTATCCGTGAGCAGGTAGGGTCGCCGTCTATATAA
- the xylA gene encoding xylose isomerase — MGLWDVDKIEYVGRQGVKEGLGFRYYDKNKVVAGKPMKDWLRFAVAWWHTFNQGLVDPFGDPTAQRPYYRYTDPMDQALAKVDYAFELFTKLGVDFFCFHDRDLAPEGDTLRESDANLDKVVDRIEAAMKDTGVKLLWNTSSLFTNPRFEAGAGTSPFADIYAYSAGQLKHSLEIGKRLGAENYVFWGGREGYESLWNTRMKEEQDHMAALFHMCVDYAKEIGFDAQFLIEPKPKEPTLHQYDYDAATTINFLRTYDLQDNFKLNIEGNHANLAMHTYQHEVRVAREAGFLGSLDANQGDKLIGWDMDEFPSDLYDATAVMWEVLANGSIGPRGGLNFDAKPRRSSFLPEDLFRTHIVGMDTYAAGLLVAAKMHEDGYIEQLQQERYSSFESGIGSTVKDGTATLASLEEYSLDKPQAELIAADKSDHLEVVKATINNYIVEALAQA, encoded by the coding sequence ATGGGTCTGTGGGACGTTGACAAGATCGAATACGTGGGTCGCCAGGGTGTCAAGGAGGGCCTGGGCTTCCGTTACTACGACAAGAACAAGGTGGTGGCCGGCAAGCCCATGAAGGACTGGCTGCGCTTCGCTGTGGCCTGGTGGCACACCTTCAACCAGGGCCTGGTGGATCCCTTCGGCGATCCCACTGCGCAGAGGCCCTACTACCGCTACACCGATCCCATGGATCAGGCGCTGGCCAAGGTGGACTACGCCTTCGAGCTCTTCACCAAGCTGGGGGTCGATTTCTTCTGCTTCCACGACCGTGACCTGGCTCCCGAGGGCGACACCCTGCGCGAGAGCGATGCCAATCTTGACAAGGTGGTTGACCGCATCGAGGCCGCCATGAAGGACACGGGCGTCAAGCTGCTCTGGAACACCTCGTCGCTCTTCACCAATCCTCGTTTCGAGGCTGGCGCCGGCACCTCGCCCTTCGCTGACATCTATGCGTATTCGGCGGGCCAGCTCAAGCACAGCCTGGAGATCGGCAAGCGGCTCGGTGCCGAGAACTACGTCTTCTGGGGCGGCCGCGAGGGCTACGAATCCCTCTGGAACACCCGGATGAAGGAGGAGCAGGACCATATGGCCGCCCTCTTCCACATGTGCGTGGACTACGCCAAGGAGATCGGCTTCGACGCGCAGTTCCTGATCGAGCCCAAGCCCAAGGAGCCCACCCTTCACCAGTACGATTACGACGCGGCTACCACCATCAACTTCCTGCGCACTTACGACCTGCAGGATAACTTCAAGCTCAACATCGAGGGCAACCACGCCAACCTGGCCATGCACACCTATCAGCATGAGGTCCGCGTGGCCCGCGAGGCTGGATTCCTGGGATCCTTGGATGCCAACCAGGGCGACAAGCTGATCGGCTGGGACATGGACGAGTTCCCCTCGGATCTTTACGATGCCACCGCCGTCATGTGGGAGGTGCTGGCCAATGGAAGCATCGGGCCCCGCGGAGGCTTGAACTTCGACGCCAAGCCTCGTCGCTCCTCCTTCCTGCCTGAGGACCTCTTCAGGACCCACATCGTGGGCATGGACACTTACGCCGCCGGTCTGCTGGTCGCGGCCAAGATGCACGAGGACGGCTACATCGAGCAGCTGCAGCAGGAGCGCTACTCCTCCTTCGAATCCGGCATCGGTTCGACGGTAAAGGACGGCACGGCCACGCTGGCCTCCTTGGAGGAGTACAGCCTTGACAAGCCGCAGGCCGAACTGATCGCCGCCGACAAGTCCGACCATCTCGAGGTCGTCAAGGCCACCATCAACAACTACATCGTCGAGGCCCTGGCCCAGGCCTGA